From a region of the Arachis ipaensis cultivar K30076 chromosome B09, Araip1.1, whole genome shotgun sequence genome:
- the LOC110266580 gene encoding uncharacterized protein LOC110266580 isoform X2, with amino-acid sequence MRERVTWKVVTAKRPLLLLFLAAVLLLKPLPKLLQFGSFVTSLLRVEFWLLRVTIEAVVAVGREEKGVFDAFDIVSFDELRAHNPSNGDRARIPSNDINAQQRDSVRVSYRTCQETDEEAYEEFFSLAYVIWMY; translated from the exons ATGAGAGAGAGGGTCACGTGGAAGGTGGTCACCGCGAAGCGGCCACTGTTGTTGTTGTTTCTTGCCGCCGTTCTATTGCTGAAACCACTGCCGAAGCTTCTGCAGTTTGGTTCATTCGTTACTTCTTTGTTACG GGTTGAGTTCTGGCTATTGCGAGTCACAATTGAAGCTGTGGTTGCTGTGGGTCGCGAGGAAAAAGGGGTTTTTGACGCGTTTGATATTGTGAGTTTCGACGAGTTGAG ggcacataatccctctaatggtgacagggcacgtattccctctaatgatattaatgcgcaacagagagatagtgtccgggttagctaccggacatgtcag GAAACAGATGAAGAAGCTTATGAAGAATTTTTTAGTTTAGCTTATGTGATATGGATGTATTAG
- the LOC110266580 gene encoding uncharacterized protein LOC110266580 isoform X1 — MRERVTWKVVTAKRPLLLLFLAAVLLLKPLPKLLQFGSFVTSLLRVEFWLLRVTIEAVVAVGREEKGVFDAFDIVSFDELRAHNPSNGDRARIPSNDINAQQRDSVRVSYRTCQVWLYNQQMSSLDIGHVFIMHLYALLEFEFVLVCLIA, encoded by the exons ATGAGAGAGAGGGTCACGTGGAAGGTGGTCACCGCGAAGCGGCCACTGTTGTTGTTGTTTCTTGCCGCCGTTCTATTGCTGAAACCACTGCCGAAGCTTCTGCAGTTTGGTTCATTCGTTACTTCTTTGTTACG GGTTGAGTTCTGGCTATTGCGAGTCACAATTGAAGCTGTGGTTGCTGTGGGTCGCGAGGAAAAAGGGGTTTTTGACGCGTTTGATATTGTGAGTTTCGACGAGTTGAG ggcacataatccctctaatggtgacagggcacgtattccctctaatgatattaatgcgcaacagagagatagtgtccgggttagctaccggacatgtcaggtttggctatataaccaacaaatgagctcattagacATAGGACATGTATTCAtcatgcatttgtatgctttgctagagtttgaatttgttttggtttgcttaattgCTTAA